One Lysinibacillus fusiformis genomic window carries:
- the hemA gene encoding glutamyl-tRNA reductase, with protein sequence MHTIVVGLNYKSAPVEIREKLSFIESELPQAMEALQKQKSILENVIVSTCNRTEIYAVVDQLHTGRHFVKQFLAKWFDLPVETFSSYLTIREEDEALEHLFKVTAGIDSMVLGETQILGQVKKSFLNGQEIGTTGTVYNQLFKQAVTFAKRAHNETAIGENAVSVSYAAVELAKKIFGSLQRKHVAILGAGKMGELAIENLYGSGVGKVTVINRTFEKAESLAAKFHGEAKSMKELQCSLLEADILITSTGATDFVIDYELMQFVERLRKGKPLFMVDIAVPRDIDPRVGDLPNVFLYDIDDLQGIVEANLAERERAAAEITQMIDKEVVLFKDWFATLGVVPVISALRKKANHIQEETMSSIENKMPDLTDRERKILSKHTKSIINQLLKEPILQAKEMANSPKANEQLRLFQQIFGIEDAVEAEVEAMSKQEIERKERLQQTQTSTETKYSF encoded by the coding sequence ATGCATACAATCGTAGTAGGCCTGAATTATAAATCAGCGCCAGTTGAGATTCGTGAGAAGTTATCTTTCATAGAAAGTGAACTACCACAAGCAATGGAAGCGCTACAAAAACAAAAAAGTATATTAGAAAACGTCATTGTATCGACATGTAACCGCACTGAAATTTATGCAGTGGTGGATCAATTACATACAGGGCGTCATTTTGTGAAACAATTTTTAGCTAAATGGTTCGACCTGCCTGTGGAGACATTTTCTTCTTATTTAACAATTCGTGAAGAAGATGAGGCATTAGAACATTTATTCAAAGTAACAGCAGGAATTGATTCAATGGTTCTTGGTGAGACGCAAATTTTAGGACAAGTGAAGAAAAGCTTCTTGAATGGACAAGAGATTGGGACGACAGGTACGGTTTACAATCAGTTATTTAAACAAGCAGTCACATTTGCGAAGCGTGCACATAATGAAACAGCTATTGGTGAAAATGCGGTATCAGTTTCTTATGCAGCAGTAGAATTAGCAAAGAAAATCTTCGGATCTTTACAACGCAAACATGTGGCTATTTTAGGCGCAGGTAAAATGGGTGAACTTGCTATTGAGAACTTATACGGTAGTGGTGTAGGGAAAGTGACAGTGATTAACCGTACGTTTGAAAAAGCAGAAAGTTTAGCTGCAAAATTCCATGGTGAAGCAAAATCAATGAAGGAATTACAGTGTTCATTATTGGAGGCAGACATTTTAATAACGTCTACAGGCGCAACAGATTTCGTCATTGACTATGAATTAATGCAATTTGTTGAACGTTTACGTAAAGGTAAACCGTTATTTATGGTAGACATTGCGGTCCCTCGCGATATTGATCCACGTGTCGGTGATTTACCGAACGTTTTCTTATATGATATAGATGATTTACAAGGCATTGTAGAGGCAAATCTAGCAGAGCGTGAGCGCGCAGCAGCTGAAATTACACAAATGATTGATAAAGAAGTTGTGCTTTTCAAAGATTGGTTTGCAACACTTGGTGTCGTGCCGGTCATCTCTGCATTACGAAAAAAAGCGAATCATATTCAAGAAGAAACAATGAGCAGTATTGAAAATAAAATGCCAGATTTAACGGATCGTGAGCGCAAAATTTTAAGTAAGCATACAAAATCTATTATTAATCAATTATTAAAAGAGCCTATTTTACAAGCTAAAGAAATGGCAAATTCACCAAAAGCAAATGAACAATTACGTTTATTCCAACAAATTTTTGGTATTGAGGATGCTGTGGAAGCAGAAGTTGAAGCAATGAGTAAGCAAGAAATCGAACGTAAAGAACGATTACAGCAAACACAAACTTCTACTGAGACAAAATACTCTTTCTAA